In a genomic window of Akkermansia massiliensis:
- a CDS encoding PulJ/GspJ family protein, whose translation MKTFAKIKSGAFTLIELLAAMTITTVLVLVIVALTSRGVDIWRWVLQDVRTTTLARTAMDTMTKDFESMQFRAGNPFEWMLVQRDSDLVSRATKTTASRKKGGSSALNEARVNLMTMGPEGAKITNASQLIFFTTATDRNPAKSSMDMRNDRIIGDVNCVGYKLLYRDQILDQDATAESDGFPVYSLYRNLISAEDTVQNLLGQQDLWSAYTRYQQDETIPANFLVENVVEMTLIFEVDYQKKIGNSGSNKSDKDATQRASVLVPVMTTGANRLGSCTQMDVYGNRLDIIGSSVNIDDLKSGRVTAVTISMTVVTDEGMALVDQIRQKKRPAPSPEEFFERYTRSFTQRVALPMNR comes from the coding sequence ATGAAGACATTTGCCAAAATCAAATCCGGCGCGTTCACCCTGATTGAGCTCCTGGCAGCCATGACCATCACCACCGTGCTGGTGCTGGTGATTGTGGCCCTGACCTCCCGCGGGGTGGATATCTGGAGATGGGTGCTGCAGGATGTGCGGACCACCACGCTTGCCCGCACGGCCATGGATACCATGACCAAGGATTTTGAGAGCATGCAGTTCCGTGCCGGTAATCCCTTTGAATGGATGCTGGTGCAGCGGGACAGCGATCTGGTTTCCCGCGCGACCAAGACCACGGCGTCCAGGAAGAAGGGCGGTTCTTCCGCTCTGAATGAAGCCCGCGTGAACCTGATGACCATGGGGCCGGAAGGCGCCAAGATCACGAATGCCTCCCAGTTGATTTTCTTTACCACGGCTACGGACCGCAATCCTGCCAAGTCCAGCATGGACATGCGGAACGACCGCATCATCGGTGACGTGAATTGCGTGGGGTACAAGCTGCTTTACCGTGACCAGATTCTGGACCAGGACGCTACGGCGGAGTCTGACGGCTTTCCGGTTTATTCCCTGTACCGCAATTTGATCAGCGCGGAGGATACCGTGCAGAATCTCCTGGGCCAGCAGGACCTTTGGTCCGCTTATACCCGCTACCAGCAGGATGAGACCATTCCCGCCAATTTCCTGGTGGAAAACGTGGTGGAAATGACGCTGATTTTTGAAGTGGACTACCAGAAGAAGATCGGCAATTCCGGCAGCAACAAGTCGGACAAGGATGCCACGCAGCGGGCGTCCGTGCTGGTGCCCGTCATGACGACGGGGGCCAACCGGCTCGGTTCCTGCACCCAGATGGATGTGTACGGCAACCGTCTGGACATCATCGGCAGCAGCGTGAATATTGACGATTTGAAGTCCGGACGCGTCACTGCCGTGACGATTTCCATGACGGTGGTGACGGATGAAGGCATGGCCCTGGTGGACCAGATCCGGCAGAAGAAGCGTCCCGCCCCCTCTCCGGAGGAATTCTTTGAGCGCTATACCCGGTCCTTCACCCAGCGCGTAGCATTGCCCATGAACCGTTAG
- the trpD gene encoding anthranilate phosphoribosyltransferase yields the protein MFLFIDNYDSFSWNLVQAFYALGRKPVVYANDDPRILDLAASPELEAVCISPGPSHPRNAGLCLEFLKRLPAAVPVLGVCLGHQLLGYFAGAEVSRAPYVMHGKSSDIIHDGSGLFTGLPNPMTVGRYHSLVVQSKEDEPNSRFTVTSRGPEGEVMALRYNDRPWVGIQFHPESILTPDGLQLLGNFPDNIVPAGQKEKRINRILDTLAAGQDLTADMAAAGFADIMDGRMTPAQAGCFLMGLRMKGETPLEMAHAVGIALGRANRVEGLEGDCIDVVGTGGDGRSSFNCSTATSLTLAGMGYKVVKHGNRAVSSSCGSADALEGLGFPLDVAPEDVQRLLDERNFAFLFAPNFHPAFRNVGPIRRELGIRTLFNLLGPLINPARPTHILLGVARPELVELLAETLSQSHIRRAAVVYGAGGYDEVTPLGPTKMMIVHNGRLTPMTLDPADYGIQPCEPEDLAVRSKSEAVAVLKDILAGKGPRAMMDMVILNVGVAMFLLEDHMDLAVCMAKAREAVCAGVGRRTLHAA from the coding sequence ATGTTTCTGTTCATTGATAATTACGATTCCTTCTCGTGGAATCTGGTGCAGGCGTTTTACGCCCTGGGCCGCAAGCCCGTGGTGTACGCGAATGACGATCCGCGCATTCTGGACCTGGCGGCCAGCCCGGAGCTGGAGGCCGTGTGCATTTCCCCCGGCCCCAGCCATCCGCGCAACGCCGGGCTGTGCCTGGAGTTCCTGAAACGCCTCCCCGCCGCCGTTCCCGTGCTGGGCGTATGCCTGGGGCACCAGCTCCTGGGCTACTTCGCCGGAGCGGAGGTTTCCCGCGCTCCGTACGTGATGCACGGGAAGAGCTCGGACATCATCCATGACGGTTCGGGGCTGTTCACCGGCCTTCCCAATCCCATGACCGTGGGCCGCTACCATTCCCTGGTGGTCCAGTCCAAGGAGGACGAGCCGAACTCCCGTTTTACCGTCACCTCCCGCGGGCCGGAAGGGGAAGTCATGGCCCTGCGCTATAATGACCGCCCCTGGGTGGGCATCCAGTTCCATCCGGAATCCATCCTGACGCCGGACGGCCTCCAGCTCCTGGGCAACTTCCCGGACAACATCGTTCCGGCAGGGCAGAAGGAAAAGCGCATCAACCGCATTCTGGACACGCTGGCCGCCGGGCAGGACCTGACGGCGGACATGGCCGCCGCGGGCTTTGCGGACATCATGGACGGCCGCATGACCCCGGCCCAGGCGGGCTGCTTCCTGATGGGCCTGCGCATGAAGGGAGAGACCCCGCTGGAGATGGCCCATGCCGTCGGCATCGCCCTGGGGCGCGCCAACCGTGTGGAAGGGCTGGAAGGGGACTGCATAGACGTGGTTGGCACGGGTGGCGACGGCCGCAGTTCTTTCAACTGCTCCACCGCCACGTCCCTGACGCTGGCCGGAATGGGGTACAAGGTAGTGAAGCACGGCAACCGCGCCGTGTCTTCCTCCTGCGGCTCCGCGGACGCCCTGGAAGGCCTGGGCTTCCCGCTGGACGTGGCTCCGGAGGACGTGCAGCGCCTGCTGGACGAGCGGAACTTCGCCTTCCTGTTCGCGCCCAATTTCCATCCCGCCTTCCGCAATGTGGGCCCCATCCGCAGGGAGCTGGGCATACGTACCCTGTTCAACCTGCTGGGGCCCCTCATTAATCCGGCGCGTCCCACGCACATCCTGCTGGGCGTGGCCCGTCCGGAGCTGGTGGAACTGCTGGCGGAGACGCTCAGCCAGTCCCATATCCGCAGGGCCGCCGTGGTGTACGGCGCAGGAGGGTATGACGAGGTGACGCCGCTGGGACCCACCAAGATGATGATCGTCCATAACGGCAGGCTGACGCCCATGACCCTGGACCCCGCGGACTACGGCATCCAGCCCTGCGAACCGGAGGACCTGGCCGTTCGGTCCAAATCGGAAGCCGTGGCTGTGCTGAAGGACATTCTGGCGGGGAAAGGCCCGCGCGCCATGATGGACATGGTGATTCTCAATGTGGGGGTGGCCATGTTCCTGCTGGAGGACCACATGGACCTGGCCGTCTGCATGGCGAAGGCCCGCGAGGCCGTCTGCGCCGGGGTAGGAAGGAGAACGCTCCATGCTGCTTGA
- a CDS encoding lipoyl protein ligase domain-containing protein encodes MSGFANVVGNLSPLPELVLWRDPVARSGEEAMAVDEALLEWGEKPVLRAYRWAEPTVTYGYFDEEATARAIFPGEELHFVRRWTGGGIVDHRQDIPFTLAMHRRGEKERPSSATLYRWIHGALARVLRDCGVECVMLDGDAPDGGRACFASPVTSDLVLPGGEKLAGGGQRRVRGGVLHQGSIQNCLLPAGWDEMLAARLADGHSLCVEAELFPGMNARVAELLASKYRTEAWRSGVRHERTSHAR; translated from the coding sequence ATGTCTGGTTTCGCAAATGTCGTCGGCAATTTGTCCCCTCTGCCGGAGCTGGTGCTGTGGCGCGACCCGGTCGCTAGAAGCGGGGAGGAAGCCATGGCCGTGGATGAAGCCCTGCTGGAATGGGGAGAGAAGCCCGTGCTGCGTGCATACCGCTGGGCGGAGCCGACCGTGACCTACGGTTATTTTGACGAGGAAGCCACGGCACGCGCCATTTTTCCGGGAGAGGAACTCCATTTTGTCCGCCGCTGGACGGGCGGGGGAATTGTGGACCACCGGCAGGACATTCCCTTTACCCTGGCCATGCACCGCCGGGGAGAGAAGGAACGGCCTTCCAGCGCCACCCTGTACCGATGGATTCACGGGGCTTTGGCCCGTGTTTTGAGAGATTGCGGCGTGGAGTGCGTGATGCTGGACGGAGACGCCCCGGACGGTGGCCGCGCCTGTTTTGCCAGCCCCGTGACGAGTGATTTAGTACTTCCCGGCGGGGAAAAGCTGGCCGGTGGCGGCCAGAGAAGAGTCCGCGGCGGCGTTCTCCATCAGGGGAGCATCCAGAATTGCCTTCTTCCCGCCGGATGGGATGAAATGCTGGCCGCCCGTCTGGCGGACGGACATTCCCTGTGCGTGGAAGCGGAGCTGTTTCCCGGCATGAACGCTAGGGTGGCGGAGCTGCTGGCATCCAAATACCGCACGGAGGCATGGCGCTCCGGCGTGCGGCATGAGCGTACTTCCCATGCCCGGTGA
- a CDS encoding type IV pilus modification PilV family protein translates to MKQSRAKGFTLTEVVLAIGVVAVLIVVFMAMFIPARRTVQSALTIREADRIVHALTAELGELRNSERAAPNARKSSTTRYISAFDKAFYWMQFTSKPATTILVYNYRADLTKGARKDGTPQPWLEEGGSIPGQNTAVVTGVCLANNKDRWDDFKALVGPVFAVRMTQLVVERMDSNAYGYKLAPKYGTIYNPYNRGKVITEPSLYVYTPEKGGGLNLPWGAEVLYQAEFFQLLNTDPERLQHLTWENLKTPIFTRNLAFRR, encoded by the coding sequence ATGAAACAGTCTCGTGCCAAGGGGTTCACCCTGACGGAAGTGGTGCTTGCGATCGGCGTGGTTGCCGTGCTGATCGTGGTGTTCATGGCCATGTTCATTCCAGCCAGAAGGACGGTTCAGTCCGCTCTGACCATCCGCGAAGCGGACCGCATCGTCCACGCCCTGACGGCGGAACTTGGAGAGCTTCGCAATTCCGAGCGTGCCGCTCCCAATGCCAGAAAGTCTTCCACCACCAGATATATTTCCGCTTTTGACAAGGCGTTTTACTGGATGCAGTTTACGTCCAAACCCGCTACGACCATTCTTGTTTACAATTACAGGGCGGATCTGACCAAGGGCGCCCGCAAGGACGGCACACCTCAGCCCTGGCTGGAGGAAGGTGGGAGCATCCCCGGGCAGAATACGGCGGTGGTGACGGGAGTTTGCCTAGCGAACAACAAGGACCGCTGGGATGATTTCAAGGCGCTTGTCGGCCCCGTCTTCGCCGTGCGCATGACCCAGCTGGTGGTGGAGCGCATGGATTCCAACGCTTACGGGTACAAGCTGGCTCCCAAGTACGGGACGATTTACAATCCCTACAACCGCGGCAAGGTGATTACGGAGCCTTCCCTGTACGTTTATACGCCGGAGAAGGGCGGCGGCCTGAATTTGCCGTGGGGGGCGGAAGTCCTGTACCAGGCGGAGTTTTTCCAGCTGTTGAATACGGACCCTGAACGTTTGCAGCACCTGACGTGGGAGAATTTGAAGACTCCCATCTTTACGCGCAATCTCGCTTTCCGCCGCTAA
- a CDS encoding sodium-translocating pyrophosphatase, giving the protein MITIQDLFWLIPSASVLALIFAAVFFYRMKAQDEGNEVMKMIAKHVRSGAMAYLRQQYKIVTIFFVLITVVFAFLAYCLHIQNPWVPFAFISGGFFSGLAGYIGMKTATYASGRVANACRHSLDAGLQIAFRSGAVLGLTVVGLAMLDIGVWYWVLDWFYEDMELSMRLVVITTTMLTFGMGASLQALFARVGGGIFTKAADVGADLVGKVEAGIPEDDPRNPATIADNVGDNVGDVAGMGADLYESYCGSILASAALGAAAYMAVPEMAIKAVLTPMLIAALGTILSLLGVYAVRVKRGASQTELMAALNRGINLSSFLIAIASAFLLQLIGLDNWAGIWGAIVTGLAVGIIIGKSTEHYTSHDSYPCRKIAHSAKTGPATVIISGIGIGMISTCIPVITIVVGTVLAYGMASGDWHFTGAEMSKGLYGIGIAAVGMLSTLGLTLATDAYGPISDNAGGNAEMSKLDPEVRRRTDALDALGNTTAATGKGFAIGSAALTALALLASYIEELKISIQHWGDATGNTMYKINDAVSVEVSKIASCTLPEFMNYFQVTLMNPKVLMGLFVGAMMSFLFCGLTMNAVGRAAEKMVKEVRRQFKEIKGILTGEAEPDYVRCVEISTAGAQHEMIWPSVLAVITPICMGLVFGVPGVFGLLAGGLASGFVLAVFMANSGGAWDNAKKYIEQGHVGGKGSESHKAAVIGDTVGDPFKDTSGPSLNILIKLMSMVAIVTAGVNIAVTLF; this is encoded by the coding sequence ATGATAACCATCCAGGATTTATTTTGGCTCATCCCATCGGCTTCCGTGCTGGCCCTCATTTTTGCGGCCGTCTTTTTTTACCGCATGAAAGCCCAGGATGAGGGGAACGAGGTCATGAAAATGATCGCCAAGCACGTTCGCAGCGGCGCCATGGCCTATCTGCGGCAGCAATACAAGATCGTCACGATCTTCTTTGTGCTGATTACCGTCGTATTCGCTTTTCTGGCGTACTGCCTCCATATCCAGAATCCCTGGGTGCCGTTCGCGTTCATTTCCGGCGGCTTTTTCTCCGGCCTGGCCGGCTACATCGGCATGAAGACGGCCACATACGCTTCCGGCCGCGTGGCGAACGCCTGCCGCCACTCCCTGGACGCCGGCCTGCAGATCGCCTTCCGTTCGGGCGCCGTGCTCGGCCTGACCGTCGTGGGCCTTGCCATGCTTGACATTGGCGTCTGGTACTGGGTGCTGGACTGGTTTTATGAAGACATGGAGCTTTCCATGCGCCTGGTCGTCATCACCACCACCATGCTGACCTTCGGCATGGGGGCCTCCCTCCAGGCCCTGTTCGCCCGCGTGGGCGGCGGCATTTTCACGAAGGCCGCGGACGTAGGGGCCGACCTGGTGGGGAAGGTGGAAGCCGGCATTCCGGAGGACGACCCCCGCAATCCCGCCACCATCGCGGATAACGTGGGCGACAACGTGGGGGACGTGGCCGGCATGGGCGCGGACCTTTACGAGTCCTACTGCGGTTCCATTCTGGCATCCGCGGCTCTTGGCGCCGCGGCTTACATGGCCGTGCCGGAAATGGCGATCAAGGCCGTTCTCACACCCATGCTGATCGCCGCCCTCGGCACCATTCTCTCCCTGCTGGGCGTGTATGCGGTGCGCGTAAAGCGCGGCGCTTCCCAGACGGAGCTGATGGCCGCCCTGAACCGCGGCATCAACCTGAGCTCCTTCCTGATCGCCATCGCCTCCGCCTTCCTGCTCCAGCTCATCGGCCTGGACAACTGGGCGGGCATCTGGGGCGCCATCGTCACCGGCCTGGCGGTGGGCATCATCATCGGGAAGAGCACGGAGCATTACACCTCCCATGACTCCTATCCCTGCCGCAAGATCGCCCACAGCGCGAAGACGGGGCCCGCCACCGTCATCATCTCCGGCATCGGCATCGGCATGATTTCCACCTGCATTCCCGTGATCACCATCGTCGTGGGCACCGTGCTGGCCTACGGCATGGCCTCCGGGGACTGGCATTTCACCGGCGCTGAAATGAGCAAGGGCCTGTACGGCATCGGCATTGCCGCCGTCGGCATGCTTTCCACCCTGGGCCTGACCCTGGCGACGGACGCCTACGGCCCCATTTCCGACAACGCCGGGGGCAATGCGGAGATGAGCAAGCTGGACCCGGAAGTGCGCCGCCGCACGGACGCCCTGGACGCCCTGGGCAACACGACCGCCGCCACGGGCAAGGGCTTCGCCATCGGTTCCGCCGCGCTGACCGCGCTGGCCCTGCTGGCCTCCTACATTGAAGAGCTGAAGATTTCCATCCAGCATTGGGGGGACGCCACCGGAAACACCATGTACAAGATCAATGACGCGGTGAGCGTGGAAGTGTCCAAGATAGCTTCTTGCACGTTGCCTGAATTCATGAATTACTTCCAGGTGACCCTGATGAACCCGAAAGTGCTCATGGGCCTCTTCGTGGGCGCCATGATGTCCTTCCTGTTCTGCGGCCTGACCATGAACGCCGTGGGCCGCGCCGCGGAGAAGATGGTGAAGGAAGTGCGCCGCCAGTTCAAGGAAATCAAGGGCATCCTGACCGGGGAAGCGGAACCGGATTACGTGCGCTGTGTGGAAATCTCCACGGCGGGCGCGCAGCATGAAATGATCTGGCCGTCCGTGCTGGCGGTCATCACCCCCATCTGCATGGGCCTCGTGTTCGGCGTTCCCGGCGTGTTCGGGCTGCTGGCCGGCGGCCTGGCCTCCGGCTTCGTACTGGCCGTGTTCATGGCGAACTCCGGCGGCGCATGGGACAATGCCAAGAAGTACATTGAGCAGGGCCACGTGGGCGGCAAGGGATCGGAAAGCCATAAGGCCGCCGTCATCGGCGACACCGTGGGCGACCCCTTCAAGGATACGTCCGGCCCCTCCCTGAACATCCTGATCAAGCTCATGAGCATGGTGGCCATCGTCACCGCCGGCGTCAACATCGCCGTGACGCTGTTCTAA
- a CDS encoding aldo/keto reductase produces the protein MSYLPDPGRYSHLDYRRCGRSGLLLPPVSLGLWHNFGAADDFENARQLIHGAFDAGITYFDLANNYGPPPGAAEECFGRIFMQDLSRFRDELVIATKAGHLMWAGPYGDWGSRKHMLSSLDQSLSRMKLDYVDIFYAHRHDPETPLEETAGALVTAVRSGKALYAGISKFPAEQTRQICAMLREAGVPCLVHQLRYNMFNREPEESVFQAIRETGTGCVAFSPLAQGMLTDRYLEGIPADSRAAGSSVFLTEERVREHGEKIRSLAALARSRGQSLAQMALAWVLRDPVVTTALIGASRPQQVMDCLKALENTRFTAEELSIIDGMADR, from the coding sequence ATGAGTTACCTCCCCGATCCCGGCCGTTACAGTCATCTGGACTATCGCCGTTGCGGGCGCAGCGGGCTGCTGCTTCCTCCCGTTTCCCTGGGGCTTTGGCACAATTTCGGCGCTGCCGACGATTTCGAGAATGCGCGGCAGCTTATCCATGGCGCGTTTGACGCCGGCATCACGTATTTTGACCTGGCGAACAATTACGGGCCGCCTCCCGGCGCGGCGGAAGAATGCTTTGGCCGCATTTTCATGCAGGATTTGTCCCGTTTCCGTGACGAGCTTGTCATCGCTACCAAGGCAGGGCACCTGATGTGGGCCGGACCGTACGGGGACTGGGGTTCCCGCAAGCATATGCTTTCCAGCCTGGACCAGTCCCTTTCCCGCATGAAGCTGGATTACGTGGATATTTTTTATGCGCACCGGCATGACCCGGAGACTCCGCTGGAAGAGACGGCGGGGGCCCTCGTCACGGCGGTCCGGTCCGGAAAGGCCTTGTATGCCGGTATTTCCAAATTCCCGGCAGAGCAAACCAGGCAGATATGCGCCATGCTCAGGGAGGCCGGCGTGCCGTGCCTGGTCCACCAGCTCCGTTACAACATGTTCAACCGGGAGCCGGAAGAGTCCGTTTTTCAGGCCATCCGTGAAACGGGCACCGGGTGCGTCGCCTTTTCCCCCCTGGCCCAGGGGATGCTGACGGACCGTTATCTGGAGGGAATTCCCGCGGATTCCCGTGCGGCAGGTTCCTCCGTCTTTTTAACGGAAGAACGGGTCCGGGAGCATGGGGAGAAAATTCGCAGCCTGGCTGCCCTGGCCCGGAGCCGCGGCCAGAGCCTCGCCCAGATGGCGCTGGCCTGGGTGTTGAGAGACCCCGTGGTGACCACGGCCCTGATAGGCGCCAGCCGCCCCCAGCAAGTCATGGATTGCCTGAAAGCCCTGGAAAATACGCGGTTCACCGCGGAGGAGCTTTCCATCATTGACGGAATGGCGGACAGGTAG
- a CDS encoding tyrosine-type recombinase/integrase gives MLPAFLVTEAQKGPCTHGTLLLFRSAMPNTSTLHSSLLEKTIERFLFHSQYEKNLSEKTLKAYATDLGQFADFMINQRSICHLPAISAEDLKQYVKSLSGFQPRTMKRKMATLKAMLNFIEMEDDDFINPMRKLKINIKVPFLLPPVMDSMEVASILTTLYREKNACSSKTGYRYQEIVRNIAVVELLFGTGIRVSELCALRLASVNLHNGFIKVYGKGRKERVIQICQDAILEALHEYQRFCLPSSRQNTFFFINHLGRNLSSQSVRIMIKKLALRSGIHKPVTPHTFRHTFATLLLEEGVDIKYIQTILGHSSLATTQIYTHVSTTKQRVILQNFHPRKNVQIILQ, from the coding sequence ATGCTCCCGGCATTCCTAGTGACAGAGGCACAAAAAGGACCTTGCACCCATGGGACACTCTTATTATTCCGTTCCGCCATGCCAAATACATCAACATTACACTCATCCCTATTGGAAAAAACCATCGAACGATTCCTGTTTCATTCCCAATATGAAAAAAACCTTAGTGAAAAGACCTTGAAAGCCTATGCAACCGACTTGGGGCAATTTGCCGACTTCATGATAAATCAAAGGAGCATCTGCCATTTGCCCGCTATTTCCGCAGAAGATTTGAAGCAATACGTTAAATCATTGTCGGGATTTCAGCCCAGAACCATGAAAAGAAAAATGGCTACGCTCAAAGCCATGCTGAACTTCATTGAAATGGAAGACGATGACTTCATCAACCCCATGCGGAAGCTTAAAATCAACATCAAGGTTCCCTTCCTGCTCCCTCCCGTCATGGACTCCATGGAAGTGGCCTCCATCCTAACCACCCTGTACCGGGAGAAAAACGCCTGTTCAAGCAAAACAGGGTATCGTTATCAGGAAATCGTCCGCAACATTGCCGTGGTGGAACTCCTGTTCGGCACGGGCATCAGGGTATCCGAACTATGCGCTCTGCGCCTTGCGTCCGTAAACCTCCATAACGGCTTCATCAAAGTCTATGGCAAAGGGAGAAAGGAACGCGTCATCCAAATATGCCAGGACGCCATTCTGGAAGCCCTGCACGAATACCAGCGCTTCTGTCTGCCTTCTTCCCGTCAGAACACGTTCTTCTTCATCAACCACCTAGGTCGCAACCTCTCTTCCCAGTCAGTAAGAATCATGATCAAAAAACTGGCCCTGAGATCCGGCATCCACAAACCCGTCACCCCTCACACATTCCGCCACACCTTCGCCACCCTCCTTCTGGAAGAAGGCGTAGACATAAAATACATCCAAACCATCCTCGGCCACAGCTCCCTCGCCACTACTCAGATATACACCCACGTCAGCACCACCAAACAAAGAGTCATCCTTCAGAATTTTCACCCAAGAAAAAATGTGCAGATAATTCTACAATAA
- a CDS encoding prepilin-type N-terminal cleavage/methylation domain-containing protein produces MRYFSKHSGTASHCSSSGSKGFTLVELIVVITIMVAMMALAASMLRGGGRGQGLQSAVEMVDGMVQEARLDAMGKGTWSRLIIVSTPEDEARNMRTLGVMSKNTRTGKWHLVNRLQTLPAGFYISPTYSTLLEGSKKTKGKSAARSFASRDGQDTVNLPGNRMTDIYFIEFDEEGRMSQPNAPTRLVVVSGSAGNGKEEKPTPMVDGKPGLAGGIVIYPKGNISRLRTTEQVIPN; encoded by the coding sequence ATGAGATATTTTTCCAAGCATTCCGGAACGGCTTCGCACTGTTCCTCGTCAGGGAGCAAGGGGTTTACCCTGGTGGAACTGATTGTCGTCATCACCATTATGGTTGCCATGATGGCCTTGGCCGCCAGCATGTTAAGAGGCGGGGGCAGGGGGCAGGGCCTCCAGTCCGCCGTGGAGATGGTGGACGGCATGGTGCAGGAAGCCCGCCTGGACGCCATGGGCAAGGGAACGTGGAGCCGCCTGATTATCGTGAGCACTCCTGAGGACGAAGCCCGCAACATGCGCACGCTGGGCGTGATGTCCAAAAATACGCGCACCGGAAAGTGGCATCTGGTCAACCGTTTGCAGACTCTTCCCGCCGGGTTTTACATCAGCCCCACCTACAGCACCCTGCTGGAAGGCTCCAAGAAGACCAAGGGCAAGTCCGCAGCCCGTAGCTTTGCCAGCCGTGACGGGCAGGATACCGTCAATCTTCCGGGCAACCGGATGACGGATATTTATTTCATTGAGTTTGACGAGGAAGGCCGCATGTCCCAGCCGAACGCCCCCACCCGCCTGGTGGTGGTTTCCGGTTCCGCCGGAAACGGCAAGGAGGAGAAACCGACTCCGATGGTGGACGGCAAGCCGGGCCTGGCAGGCGGCATCGTGATTTATCCCAAAGGCAATATCAGCCGGCTGAGGACGACGGAGCAGGTGATTCCCAACTAA
- a CDS encoding anthranilate synthase component I family protein — MQPPSIITLQQRSRRLSADLETPISLFLSLTQNQTPGLLLESAEVDGRWGRYSVIACDYLMTVSCVDARLSLSISDDRLASLKELEGMLYLDGLRSLMQRLELVGDDMRQAPITRALYGYFGYETAALFQPKLAQTISPSSAESCLVLAGTVIVFDHLYNRLTQISLGEHRDLSHAPLQETEEPSVGEVSRTPDQAGYMKGVEHIKELLHDGEAIQVVLSSQASAEFHGDAFTLYRRMRSINPSPYMFFMRLPEVTLFGSSPELMVRCTDGKLQLSPIAGTRKRGRDDEEDSALAADLLKDPKECSEHVMLVDLGRNDLGRVAKPGSVKLERLMEIERFSHVMHMTSRVTAQVNDGLDALDILGAAFPAGTVSGAPKVRAMEILAEEEPLPRGPYAGCIGWLGLDRNGVHMDSGITIRSMWVKDGRIHWQAGAGIVYDSDPAAEWQECMNKGKIIDVILKGEDHVSVH, encoded by the coding sequence ATGCAACCACCATCCATCATCACCCTCCAACAGCGCAGCCGGCGGCTGAGCGCCGATTTGGAGACGCCCATCAGCCTGTTCCTGAGCCTGACCCAGAACCAAACTCCCGGCCTTCTGCTGGAGAGCGCGGAGGTGGATGGTAGATGGGGCCGCTACAGCGTCATCGCCTGCGATTACCTGATGACCGTTTCCTGCGTGGACGCCAGGCTTTCCCTTTCCATCAGCGACGACCGCCTGGCTTCCCTGAAGGAGCTGGAAGGCATGCTTTACCTGGACGGCCTGCGCTCCCTGATGCAGCGTCTGGAACTGGTGGGGGACGACATGAGGCAGGCTCCCATCACGCGGGCTCTGTACGGCTACTTCGGGTATGAAACCGCCGCCCTGTTCCAGCCCAAGCTGGCGCAGACCATCAGTCCCTCTTCCGCGGAATCCTGCCTGGTATTGGCGGGCACAGTGATCGTGTTTGACCATTTGTACAACCGCCTCACCCAGATCAGCCTGGGCGAACACCGGGACCTGTCCCACGCGCCCCTTCAGGAGACGGAAGAACCTTCCGTCGGGGAGGTTTCCCGCACGCCGGACCAGGCGGGCTACATGAAGGGCGTGGAGCATATCAAGGAACTGCTCCATGACGGAGAAGCCATCCAGGTGGTGCTTTCCTCCCAGGCCTCCGCGGAGTTCCACGGTGACGCCTTCACGCTGTACCGCCGCATGCGCAGCATCAATCCCTCCCCGTACATGTTCTTCATGCGGCTGCCGGAAGTGACGCTGTTCGGCTCCTCCCCGGAACTGATGGTGCGGTGCACGGACGGCAAGCTCCAGCTCTCCCCCATTGCCGGGACGCGCAAGCGCGGCAGGGACGATGAGGAAGACTCCGCACTGGCCGCCGACCTGCTGAAGGACCCGAAGGAGTGCTCTGAACACGTGATGCTGGTGGACCTGGGCCGCAACGACCTGGGCCGCGTCGCCAAGCCCGGCTCCGTGAAGCTGGAACGCCTGATGGAGATTGAACGTTTTTCCCATGTGATGCACATGACTTCCCGCGTGACCGCCCAGGTGAACGACGGATTGGACGCCCTGGACATCCTCGGCGCGGCCTTCCCCGCCGGAACGGTCAGCGGCGCTCCCAAGGTGCGGGCCATGGAAATCCTGGCGGAGGAGGAACCCCTGCCGCGCGGGCCGTACGCCGGCTGCATCGGCTGGCTGGGGCTGGACAGGAACGGCGTCCACATGGATTCCGGCATTACCATCCGCAGCATGTGGGTGAAGGACGGCCGCATCCACTGGCAGGCGGGCGCCGGCATCGTGTACGATTCAGATCCGGCCGCCGAATGGCAGGAGTGCATGAACAAAGGCAAGATTATTGACGTTATTTTGAAAGGAGAAGACCATGTTTCTGTTCATTGA